CGCGCGGCAGCCAGGCGCCCGTCGCGCGCGACGCGCTGCACGGCGCGATCCTGGACGCCTTCAACGAATTCGGCGTGCAGATCATGTCCCCGCACTTCGTCGAACAGCCGGCCGGCCCGGTCGTGGTGCCGGCCGAACGCTGGCGCGACCCGCCTGCCCGACAATAACCAATCTACATGCCGACTGTCTCTGTTCGCAGTCGCCGCTTTGGTTTAAGCTGCAAACAATCCGAAAACGACAGCACCGGGGCTCTCCGTCATGAACGTCAAAGAATACATGCAGCAGTTGGGCCAGGCCGCGCGCAAGGCGTCGCGCCTGCTGGCCCGCGCCGACACCAATCAGAAGAACGCCGCGCTTCACGCCATCGCCGACGCCATCGTCCGCGAGCAGGAGGCGCTGCTGGCCGCCAACCGCCAGGACCTGGACGCCGCGCGCCAGGCCGGCCTGGACGACGCGATGCTGGACCGGCTGACCCTGTCCGCCAAGGGCGTGCTGGCGATGGCCGACGGCCTGCGCCAGATCGCCGCGCTGCCGGACCCGGTGGGTGAAATCGACGACATGTGCTACCGCCCGTCCGGCATCCAGCTGGGCAAGATGCGCGTGCCGCTGGGCGTGGTGGGCATCATCTACGAGGCCCGCCCCAACGTCACCGCCGACGCCGCCGGCCTGTGCCTGAAGTCCGGCAACGCCACCATCCTGCGCGGCGGCTCCGAAGCCTTCCACAGCAACCAGGCCATCGCCGCCTGCGTGCACGAGGGCCTGGCCGCCGCCGGCCTGCCGGCCGAGGCGGTGCAGGTGCTGGCCACCACCGACCGCGCCGCGGTGGGCGAGCTGATCGCGATGCCCGAATACGTCGACGTGATCGTGCCGCGCGGCGGCAAGGGCCTGATCGCGCGCATCAGCGCCGAGGCGCGGGTGCCGGTGATCAAGCATCTGGACGGCAACTGCCACGTCTACATCGACGACACCGCCAACCCGGACAAGGCGTTCAACATCGCCCTCAACGCCAAGACCCACCGCTACGGCACCTGCAACACCATGGAAACGCTGCTGGTGCACACGGCCTTCGCCGAATTCATGCTGCCGCGCCTGGCCGAGGCCTATTGGGAAAAAGGCGTGGAGCTGCGCGGCTGCGAACGCGTCCGCGCCATCCTGGGCGAGCCGGTCAAGGCAGCCACCGACGAGGACTGGGCCACCGAATACCTGGCGCCGGTGCTGGCGGTGAAGGTGGTGAAGGACATCGACGAGGCGATCGAGCACATCAACCGCTGGGGCAGCCACCACACCGACGCCATCGTCACCGAGGACTACGGCCGCTCGCGCCGCTTCCTGCGCGAGGTGGACTCCGCCAGCGTGATGGTCAACGCCTCCACCCGCTTCGCCGACGGCTTCGAATACGGCCTGGGCGCGGAAATCGGCATCTCCACCGACAAGATCCACGCCCGCGGCCCGGTCGGCCTCAACGGCCTGACCAGCCAGAAGTGGATCGTGCTGGGGGATGGCCAAGTGCGCTCATGATCCAATTGGCAAATGACTTTTGCGCAGGAATTCCAATAACATCAAAATGGATTAAACTCACCGATTCTTTCTTGATGAGTACCGTTTCTGCATGAATGCCGCCAGGTACGCCGAGCACCTTGCCATCTTTGTCGAAGTCGCGCGCGGGGGGTCGTTTTCAGCGGTCGCCCGCCGCCACGGCGCGACGCCATCAACCATTACCCGAAAAATCGACATGCTGGAGGAGTTCGTCGGCACCAATCTGCTGGTTCGCTCCACCAGAGCGCTGCTGCTGACCGAAGCGGGAGAAACACTGTTTGCCCGCGGAGTCAGCGTACTGGAAGCCTTGACCGACATCCATAACGAGGTCATCGCCCTGAGCGACAGCATGTACGGCACGCTGCGCATCAGTTGTCTGCCGACTTTCGGCAAACTGCATGTCCTGCCTTGGCTGGCCGACTTGCAACAACGCCATCCCAGCATGCGCATTGATCTCGACCTCACCGAACGTCTAACCAATCCATCGGTGGAGCGGCTGGATGCCGCCATTCGCATCGGCAAGCTCAAGGACAGTTCGCTGTTCGCCAAGCAGATCGGCACGCAACGCTGGGTGATCTGCGCCAGCCCCGACTACCTGCGCCAACGCGGCCATCCTTCCGATCTCGAAGACCTGCGCCGGCTCCGGCTCATCGACAAGTTGCACGATCCTCATTCCATGTGCTGGAGACGACTGGTGGAAAAAGGCCATATAGACCAGATTGAGGCCGCTTTCCGTTGCGACGACTTCGAAGCCATGCGCCAAGCCGCGCTGTGCGGACTCGGCGCGGCTTTCCTGCCGGACTGGGTGATAGCCCAAGACCTGGCCGCAGGCGCGCTGATTCGATTGTTCGATGATCCGGAAGGAAGGGAAGATGGCATTCACCTGGTGCGGGCCCTGCCCAAGATGTCGGCCAAGCTGGAGGTTTTCCACCAGGCCCTGAGCAACCATCTCGGGCAAGTCCGCATCGGCGGATGCCTGCCCGCCTCCCGTTAAATCCGCTCAATCACCATAGCGATGCCCTGGCCTACGCCCACGCACATGGAACACAGCGCGTAGCGTCCCCCCGTCCGCGCCAGGTGGTACACCGCGGTGGAGACCAGCCGCGCGCCGCTGGCGCCAAGCGGATGGCCCAACGCGATGGCCCCGCCATTGGGGTTGACTCGGCTATCGTCGTCCGACAGACGCAACTCCCGCAGCACCGCCAGCGCCTGGGCAGCGAACGCTTCATTCAATTCTATGTGGTCGATCTGCTCCAGCCTCAACCCCGCCAGCGCCAAGGCCTTGTTGATCGCCGGCACCGGCCCCATTCCCATCACTCGGGGCGCTACTCCCGCTGCCGCTGCCGCCAAGATGCGGGCGCGCGGTACCAGTCCATGGCGGCGAATCCCCTCCTCGCCCGCCAACAGCAATGCGCAAGCGCCGTCATTGATGCCTGAAGCGTTTCCGGCAGTCACCGTGCCATCCGGAGTGACAACGCCTTTGAGCCGCGCCAGTTCCTCCAGCGAGGTTTGCCTCGGATGCTCGTCCTGGGCAAATATCTTGTCCTCGCCCTTCCGCTGCGGAATACGCACCTCCATCAGCTCATCGGCAAAAAAACCCCGCTCATAGGCCGCTGCGGTCCGTTGCTGGCTCAACAAGGCGAACGCATCTTGGTCGGACCGTGACACGCCGAACTCCTTCGCCACGTTTTCCGCGGTTTCCGGCATGGTATCCACGCCATACAGGGTCTTCATTCTCGGATTGACGAAACGCCAACCCATGGTGGTGTCCTCCATCTTCAGAGAGCGCGAGAACACGCTGTCCGCTTTGCCCACCACGTAAGGTGCCCTGCTCATGCTTTCCACCCCGCCGGCGACAAGCAGCTCCGCTTCGCCGCTTTTCAACGCCCGCGCCGACATCGCCAGCGCATCCAGGCTGGAACCGCACAAGCGGTTGACCGTAGTGCCCGGCACGGCTGCCGGCAACCCCGCCAGCAGCGCCGCCATGCGCGCCACGTTCCGATTGTCCTCTCCGGCCTGGTTGGCGCATCCATAGATCACATCGTCGATCGAAGCCGCGCCCAATTGCGGGTTCCTCGCCAGCAAGGCCTGGATGGGCAGCGCCGCCAGCTCGTCGCCGCGAATGGAAGACAGAGAACCGCCGTAACGACCAAAGGGGGTACGCACGGCATCGCAGATATAAGCATTTTTCATGAAACTCTCCAGATCAGGCGCAGCGCCACGATGGCATTCGCATTTAAAACAATCACGACGGTCGACGCAGCCAAGCCCAACGCCGCGATGCCGCTCCATCCGTACTCTCCGGCCAGCGCGGCCCCGGCTCGGGTGCCGAGGGCGCCGCCCAGGAAATAGCACGCCATGAACACCGTGTTCAGACGGCTGCGCGCGCTGTCGGACAAGGACAAGGCGCGCAATTGATTGCCCACCAAGCCGGCGCGGCCGCCCAAGTCCAGAATGACGATTCCCAACAACAGCGCCGGCAACAGGGATGCGCTGCTGCCAATCAGGGCAAAGGCGCAGGCGGCGGCTATCGCGCCCAGCAACACAACCGCTCGCGCGCCCAGGCGGTCCGCCAGCCGGCCAATGAACGGGGACGCGAAAATGCCGGCGATGCCGACCAAGCCGAACAAACCGACGGCATCGCTATGAAAGCGATAGGGCGGGCGGGACAGCAGATAAGCCAACGCGCCCCATAACGCGCTGAAGGCGCCAAACATCAAAGCGCCGCACAGACAGGCAAGCCGCAGTTCCCGCTCCGTCGCCAACAGCTGTCCCAGGGAGCGCAGCAATTGGCCATAGGATGAACGCGCCAATCCGCCGCTCGCCGGCAAAGTCGCCGCCACCACCGCGATCAAACCGATATCGATGCCTGCGGCAAGGGCATACATCGTTCGCCAGCCGGCATAGCCGCCCACCAAGCCGGATAGCGTTCTGGCCAGCAAAATACCGGCCAGCAAGCCGCTCATCACCGTGCCGACCGCGCGGCCTCGCTGCTCGGGAGACATCATCAAAGATACGGCCGGTATGATGATTTGCGCGCCGACTGACGTCATGCCGATGACGACATGAGCGGCGATCAGCATGGGCAAACTGGAGGAGGACGCCGCCCAGATTGAACCGGCCGCATTGACGCACAGCAGCGAAATCATCAATTTGCGACGGCTAACCCAGTCCCCCAGGGGCACAAACAACACCAGTCCCACCGCATAGGCCAACTGCACGGTCATCGCGATGGAGCTGGCTTGGCCGACATCGGCCCCGAACGTCTGCGCGAACAACACCAGCAAGGGCTGGTTGTAATAGATGTTGGCGACAGAGAACGCGCAGATTCCGGCGAATAGAAACAATGTCCGCGAACGCATGAACACTCCGGTTAATTTGACATGGTGAAACCGGGCATGCTCGCATGCCCGTGCCGATTAATCCGGCAATCAAGTCATTGCGATTTCGGCCCACTTCTGGAGCGGGACCGAATCCGATGCCTGGGACGGCAAGGGCAAGAACGCTTGCAACTGCAAATAGCACAGATATCGGTCCAGCAGCTCGAACTTCAGTTTCGGAGGATAAACATCGTGGGACTGGGCCGCCTCCTCGATCTTCTCCGTGCGGAATTTCTGGATTTCTCGTCCAAAGCGCAGGATCTTTTCATGCGCGCCCTCAGTGCCATACAAGGGGAAGAAACGATACAGCGCGTTGTTTTCTCCATCCGCCAACAGTTTCTTCTGCCATTCGTAGAATTCAAGCGTCTGAATCCGGTAACCACGGTTATTCAACCACGCGACGATCTCCTGCCAGGAAATCAATTCCGTGTAATTGAACAGGTTAACGACATGGCCGCCCTCGGTCATATAGCGGGGCAAATTCATAATCTGGGCGGTAAAGTCAACCGGTGTGAAATTGATCAGTCGCTTCAGTTCCGGCGCATAGCCCAGCTGAACACAACTCTTGATGAACAGCATGAACTGGTTGTCGCTGAACAGTGCCGCTCCGGTCTGGCTGTGGCCGGAAATATAACCTAGGCGGAATATATTCCCCTTTCCTCCAGAGCGGTGGAAATCACCGACAAGCTTTTCGGCCTCCCACTTGGATAACAGATAGCCCATATCGGAGTTGAGGCGCTCCTCTTCCGGAAAGTCTTCGACATACTTTCCATCCGCGTCAACTCGGACAGCCGATCCCAGCGTCGAAACAAAATTCACCACCTTGCTTCGGCCCGTCCGCGCCATTTCCAGCAGGTCGGCGACACTATCCACATTCGCGCCCTTCAAAACATCATACGGACGGATGTGATTGACGCGAGCGGCGATGTGATGAATCACATCCACGTTTTCGCATAACTCTTGATAATCTTCGACGGACAAGCCCAGATTTTTCTGCGTGATGTCCCCATCGATCATTTTGATTTTGTCTATCTCCGCCAAGTCAGCATTGGCATAGATGGAAAATTTCTTAAAGGCATCCAGTATGCGCTGCCTGGGCTTGGACCAGTCAATTTTTCGGCACGCCACATAGACAGTTCCGACATCGCTAGAACTAACCAGTTCATTCAACAAATGGGCACCAATGAATCCGGTCGAACCTGTCAGCAATACATTTTTCTTTTCGCTCATGACCACACCATCATTCATACATGTTGGAAACTGAATTGTATTAACGGTGATTTACATTTAGAAGCCAGTCTAAATCCGAAACAGTTTTGCCAATTTCGCAAAGATATCCCGCATCGATTGATGCAATCCCACGCGGCTCCACACGCATCGTCTTTCGGGTCATAATCATGGTTTGTACTTACTAAAACATCGCCATGAAGCTCCTGACCCAATCGGATCTCGCAGATCTGTCCGCCCAGGCCGCCTGTGCGCCGCGCCTGCGCGCCCACCACAACATCCACGCCGAACTGGGTGACGCCATTCAGCGCCTGGCCATCGCGATGGAGCCGGATACCTACGTCCGCCCGCACCGTCATCCCGGCAGTCCCGAGCTGTTGATCATGCTGTCCGGCGCGCTGGACTGGATCGAGTTCGACGCCGCCGGCGAAACCGTCGTCGCCCGCCACCGGCTGAGCGAAGACGGCGCGCGCGTGTTCGAGATGCCGGCCGGCACCTGGCACTCGGTGGTGTCGCTGGAACCGGGCAGCGTGGTATTCGAGATCAAGCGCGGCCCCTACCTGCCGCTGCCGGCCGCCGATCAGGCCGCCTGGGCGCCGGCCGAAGGCGACGCCCGCGTCGCCGACATGCTGGCCTTCCTGCGCCGCTGCCAGCCCGGCGACCGCTTCGCGTAACATCGCTTAACATCTTGCCGCCGCGGCCGCCGGAACCCGCGGCGGCCCGCGGCGCACCAAAAAGGCATTGTTTCACCAACCGATGCCTAAGCCGATGTCCCTACTCCGCGCCGTTCTCCCCCTCGCCATCTCCTTGTCCCTGCTGGCCTGCGCCACGCCGCTGCGCGCCGCGCCCGCGCTCAGCCTGAACAGCCCCCGTCCGCCGCAGCAGGTGGCCGACTGCCTGCAGCAAGGCCTGCAGAAGCTGCACATCCCCGACGATTTCGTCGAACGCCGCGAAGAAAGCGACGGCAGCCGCAGCCTGGCGCTGCGCAATCCGGTCAGCGACGCCTCCGGCACCCGGGTGGACATCCTGCCGCGAGGCGAAGGCAGCCGGCTGGAAGTCCGGTTGAACGGCATGCCCTTGAGTCCCGCCTGGAAGAAGCAGATCCACGGCTGCACCCGCAAATGACTGTGGATAAATCTGAAATTGCGCGAATGACTGTGGGCAAACTGAATATCCCGGGATAAGACTGTGGACAACTTGCCGAAAAACGCCTTTTCCTTTTCCGCCGTGTGGGTAAAGGATTTCATCCACAAGCGCCTGTGCACAATGTGGACAATTTCTAATAAGCTGTGAATAAACGTCGCGGGCCCGCACCTCGCCGAATGCTGTCGAATGCCCATCGCGCGCGCACGCGGTTACACTGACGGCATACGCTCCCCACGGATACGCCGATGACCACCGCCTCCCATCCGAAGTACGACCAGCATTACGCCGACGGCAAGGCCCGCCGCCGCGCCTGCCCCCGCTCCAGCCAGGCCGAACTCCACCTGGCACCGGATCGGGACGTGGTGGCGCTGGTGGAGTCCACCTCCCAAGGCCGGGTGCCGGCGCTGGCGCCGCTGCGCTACGCGCGCATGCACGCGTCGCCGTTCGCCTTCTTCCGCGGCATGGCGATGATCCAGGCCGCCGACCTCGCCGCCGGGCCGGACAGCGGGCTCAAGATGCAGATCTGCGGCGACGCCCACCTGATGAACTTCGGCTTTTTCGCGTCGCCGGAGCGGCAACTGGTGTTCGACATCAACGATTTCGACGAAACCCATCCCGGTCCCTGGGAATGGGACATCAAGCGGCTGGCGGTCAGCCTGGTGCTGGCCGGCCGCAGCCGCGGCTTCGACGCGCCGGCCGCGCGCGAAATCGTGCTGCGCCTGGCCGGCACCTACCGCCGCCGCATCCGCGCCTTCTCGCAGATGAGCCAATTGGACTTGTGGTACTGCCGCGTCGGCTTCGAGCAGTTGTTGTCCCAGGCCACCGACGAAGGCATGCGCCAGCAGCTGAACAAAGTGGCCGGCAAGGCGCGCAATCAGACCCAGGAGCGGCTGCTGCCCAAGATGGCCGACCTGGAGGGCGGCGGCCTGCGGCTGCGCGACAACCCGCCGGTGATCTTCCACCTGGACGACCACAACAGCCCGCTCGCCGCCTGCGACGACTGGCTGGGCGAGGACAGCCGCGCCAAGATCCAGCGCATGCTGGACA
This genomic window from Chromobacterium violaceum ATCC 12472 contains:
- a CDS encoding glutamate-5-semialdehyde dehydrogenase translates to MNVKEYMQQLGQAARKASRLLARADTNQKNAALHAIADAIVREQEALLAANRQDLDAARQAGLDDAMLDRLTLSAKGVLAMADGLRQIAALPDPVGEIDDMCYRPSGIQLGKMRVPLGVVGIIYEARPNVTADAAGLCLKSGNATILRGGSEAFHSNQAIAACVHEGLAAAGLPAEAVQVLATTDRAAVGELIAMPEYVDVIVPRGGKGLIARISAEARVPVIKHLDGNCHVYIDDTANPDKAFNIALNAKTHRYGTCNTMETLLVHTAFAEFMLPRLAEAYWEKGVELRGCERVRAILGEPVKAATDEDWATEYLAPVLAVKVVKDIDEAIEHINRWGSHHTDAIVTEDYGRSRRFLREVDSASVMVNASTRFADGFEYGLGAEIGISTDKIHARGPVGLNGLTSQKWIVLGDGQVRS
- a CDS encoding LysR family transcriptional regulator, with translation MNAARYAEHLAIFVEVARGGSFSAVARRHGATPSTITRKIDMLEEFVGTNLLVRSTRALLLTEAGETLFARGVSVLEALTDIHNEVIALSDSMYGTLRISCLPTFGKLHVLPWLADLQQRHPSMRIDLDLTERLTNPSVERLDAAIRIGKLKDSSLFAKQIGTQRWVICASPDYLRQRGHPSDLEDLRRLRLIDKLHDPHSMCWRRLVEKGHIDQIEAAFRCDDFEAMRQAALCGLGAAFLPDWVIAQDLAAGALIRLFDDPEGREDGIHLVRALPKMSAKLEVFHQALSNHLGQVRIGGCLPASR
- the pcaF gene encoding 3-oxoadipyl-CoA thiolase, yielding MKNAYICDAVRTPFGRYGGSLSSIRGDELAALPIQALLARNPQLGAASIDDVIYGCANQAGEDNRNVARMAALLAGLPAAVPGTTVNRLCGSSLDALAMSARALKSGEAELLVAGGVESMSRAPYVVGKADSVFSRSLKMEDTTMGWRFVNPRMKTLYGVDTMPETAENVAKEFGVSRSDQDAFALLSQQRTAAAYERGFFADELMEVRIPQRKGEDKIFAQDEHPRQTSLEELARLKGVVTPDGTVTAGNASGINDGACALLLAGEEGIRRHGLVPRARILAAAAAGVAPRVMGMGPVPAINKALALAGLRLEQIDHIELNEAFAAQALAVLRELRLSDDDSRVNPNGGAIALGHPLGASGARLVSTAVYHLARTGGRYALCSMCVGVGQGIAMVIERI
- a CDS encoding MFS transporter; the protein is MRSRTLFLFAGICAFSVANIYYNQPLLVLFAQTFGADVGQASSIAMTVQLAYAVGLVLFVPLGDWVSRRKLMISLLCVNAAGSIWAASSSSLPMLIAAHVVIGMTSVGAQIIIPAVSLMMSPEQRGRAVGTVMSGLLAGILLARTLSGLVGGYAGWRTMYALAAGIDIGLIAVVAATLPASGGLARSSYGQLLRSLGQLLATERELRLACLCGALMFGAFSALWGALAYLLSRPPYRFHSDAVGLFGLVGIAGIFASPFIGRLADRLGARAVVLLGAIAAACAFALIGSSASLLPALLLGIVILDLGGRAGLVGNQLRALSLSDSARSRLNTVFMACYFLGGALGTRAGAALAGEYGWSGIAALGLAASTVVIVLNANAIVALRLIWRVS
- a CDS encoding thioester reductase domain-containing protein gives rise to the protein MSEKKNVLLTGSTGFIGAHLLNELVSSSDVGTVYVACRKIDWSKPRQRILDAFKKFSIYANADLAEIDKIKMIDGDITQKNLGLSVEDYQELCENVDVIHHIAARVNHIRPYDVLKGANVDSVADLLEMARTGRSKVVNFVSTLGSAVRVDADGKYVEDFPEEERLNSDMGYLLSKWEAEKLVGDFHRSGGKGNIFRLGYISGHSQTGAALFSDNQFMLFIKSCVQLGYAPELKRLINFTPVDFTAQIMNLPRYMTEGGHVVNLFNYTELISWQEIVAWLNNRGYRIQTLEFYEWQKKLLADGENNALYRFFPLYGTEGAHEKILRFGREIQKFRTEKIEEAAQSHDVYPPKLKFELLDRYLCYLQLQAFLPLPSQASDSVPLQKWAEIAMT
- a CDS encoding WbuC family cupin fold metalloprotein codes for the protein MKLLTQSDLADLSAQAACAPRLRAHHNIHAELGDAIQRLAIAMEPDTYVRPHRHPGSPELLIMLSGALDWIEFDAAGETVVARHRLSEDGARVFEMPAGTWHSVVSLEPGSVVFEIKRGPYLPLPAADQAAWAPAEGDARVADMLAFLRRCQPGDRFA
- a CDS encoding DUF2252 domain-containing protein, translated to MTTASHPKYDQHYADGKARRRACPRSSQAELHLAPDRDVVALVESTSQGRVPALAPLRYARMHASPFAFFRGMAMIQAADLAAGPDSGLKMQICGDAHLMNFGFFASPERQLVFDINDFDETHPGPWEWDIKRLAVSLVLAGRSRGFDAPAAREIVLRLAGTYRRRIRAFSQMSQLDLWYCRVGFEQLLSQATDEGMRQQLNKVAGKARNQTQERLLPKMADLEGGGLRLRDNPPVIFHLDDHNSPLAACDDWLGEDSRAKIQRMLDSYIDTLKEDRRELLQRFRLVDAAFKVVGVGSVGTRCLALLLQDDYDQPLFLQLKEARPSVLESFTQPCVHGNQGKRVVFGQRLMQATSDLFLGWTQGADGRHFYMRQLRDMKAAPALEAFATAEELASYGQACGWTLARAHAKSGGCAAEIAGYLGDSDKFDQMLADYAQAYADQVEADYRLFDAAVRGGRLPAAAA